The proteins below come from a single Candidatus Binataceae bacterium genomic window:
- a CDS encoding ABC transporter ATP-binding protein gives MNDNGNSVEVENLVKRFGTFTAVDHVSFTTRRGEVFGFLGPNGSGKSTTIRILCGLLHPTEGRASVAGFDVVKSPEDVRRNIGYMSQKFSLYGDLTVLENLRFYAGMYSVTGALQKERIDWALGMAGLRGREHTVTASLSGGWKQRLALGCAVLHRPPIVFLDEPTSGVDPLSRRLFWELIQQMSEAGVTIFVTTHYMDEAEYCNRLALIFRGRLVALGTPTELKLDAIQGDLLLLETEALGTALEAARRVEDVRDAAVFGNAIHLVVEKGAPLDRIRAALESTGVVVGALSPIRPSLEDAFVALTTGSPEPSAEEAAP, from the coding sequence ATGAACGACAACGGCAACTCGGTCGAGGTCGAAAACCTCGTGAAGCGCTTCGGCACGTTCACCGCCGTCGATCACGTGTCGTTCACCACGCGGCGCGGCGAGGTCTTCGGCTTTCTCGGTCCCAACGGTTCGGGCAAATCGACGACGATCCGAATCCTCTGCGGCCTGCTGCATCCGACTGAAGGCCGCGCGAGTGTCGCCGGATTCGACGTCGTGAAATCGCCCGAGGACGTGCGGCGCAATATCGGATACATGTCGCAGAAATTCTCGCTCTATGGCGATCTGACCGTGCTCGAGAACCTGCGTTTTTACGCCGGGATGTACAGCGTGACGGGTGCGCTGCAGAAGGAACGAATCGACTGGGCGCTCGGGATGGCGGGGTTGCGCGGCCGCGAGCATACCGTCACCGCCTCGCTCTCTGGCGGATGGAAGCAGCGCCTCGCGCTCGGCTGCGCCGTGCTGCATCGCCCGCCGATCGTGTTTCTCGATGAACCGACCTCCGGGGTTGACCCGCTGTCACGGCGGCTCTTCTGGGAGTTGATTCAGCAGATGAGCGAAGCAGGCGTCACGATTTTCGTGACCACGCATTACATGGACGAAGCCGAGTATTGTAACCGCCTCGCGCTAATCTTTCGCGGCCGCCTGGTCGCGCTCGGCACGCCGACCGAGCTCAAGCTCGATGCGATCCAGGGCGACCTGTTGCTGCTCGAGACCGAGGCGCTTGGTACGGCTTTGGAAGCGGCCCGCCGGGTCGAGGACGTCCGCGATGCGGCGGTGTTCGGCAACGCGATACACCTGGTCGTGGAAAAGGGCGCGCCGCTCGATCGTATCCGCGCGGCGCTCGAGTCCACGGGCGTGGTCGTCGGCGCTTTGAGTCCGATCCGGCCGAGTCTCGAAGATGCGTTCGTCGCACTCACGACGGGTTCGCCCGAGCCGTCGGCCGAAGAGGCAGCGCCATGA
- a CDS encoding ABC transporter permease, producing MNFTRLFAIVRKETLQISRDSRSLMIVLLMPLMLMTVLGYGVNLDIKHLRVLVYDREGSQASQDLLKRFQYSQYFDVVGSVNDYASLERAIDGGQCQLGIVIPHDFSQTLADGRPSEVQAIVDGTDQNTAQIAIGYAQAVVAGYAQAKQEEYFEQNQVPPIPPAITVQQRTWFNEDLESKNFIVPGVAALVMAVIGTLLTSLTIAREWERGTMEQLISTPVTALEIIVGKLVPYFAIGLFDTAVCAIIAVTWFGVPFRGSIAVLFVGAGIYLIVIQGLGFWISVVTRNQLAASQIGLLAGFMPSMLLSGFTFPIEQMPAGVRPVTFLVAARYFIVILKSVFLKGTGLAALAAPALALTIYALIVITISTRSFKKSLA from the coding sequence ATGAACTTCACGCGGCTGTTTGCGATCGTGCGCAAGGAAACGCTGCAAATCAGCCGCGACTCGCGCAGCCTCATGATCGTTTTGCTGATGCCGCTGATGCTTATGACGGTGCTCGGATACGGCGTCAACCTCGACATCAAGCATCTGCGCGTCCTCGTTTATGATCGCGAAGGGAGCCAGGCGAGCCAGGATCTGCTGAAGCGTTTTCAATATTCGCAATACTTCGACGTCGTCGGGTCGGTGAATGATTACGCGAGCCTTGAGCGCGCCATCGACGGCGGTCAGTGCCAGCTCGGCATCGTGATCCCGCACGATTTTTCGCAGACGCTCGCCGACGGCCGCCCCTCCGAAGTGCAGGCAATCGTCGACGGCACCGATCAAAACACCGCGCAGATCGCGATCGGCTACGCGCAGGCGGTCGTCGCCGGCTACGCGCAGGCCAAACAGGAAGAGTACTTCGAGCAGAACCAGGTGCCGCCAATCCCACCGGCAATCACGGTGCAGCAGCGCACCTGGTTCAACGAGGATCTCGAGAGCAAAAACTTCATCGTGCCCGGAGTCGCCGCCTTGGTGATGGCCGTGATCGGCACCCTGCTCACTTCGCTGACGATCGCGCGCGAATGGGAGCGCGGCACGATGGAGCAGCTCATCTCGACGCCGGTGACAGCGCTCGAGATCATCGTCGGCAAGCTCGTCCCTTACTTTGCGATCGGGCTCTTCGACACCGCCGTGTGCGCGATTATCGCCGTGACCTGGTTCGGCGTGCCGTTCCGCGGCTCGATCGCGGTGCTGTTCGTCGGCGCCGGTATCTACTTGATCGTGATCCAGGGTCTCGGCTTCTGGATTTCGGTCGTCACGCGCAACCAACTGGCCGCGAGTCAGATCGGATTGCTCGCGGGCTTCATGCCCTCGATGCTGCTGTCGGGCTTCACCTTTCCGATCGAGCAGATGCCGGCGGGAGTGCGGCCCGTGACGTTTCTCGTCGCGGCGCGCTATTTCATCGTGATCCTGAAGAGCGTGTTTCTGAAGGGCACCGGCCTTGCCGCGCTGGCGGCGCCCGCGCTCGCGCTGACGATTTACGCGCTCATCGTAATCACGATTTCGACTCGATCCTTCAAGAAGTCACTGGCGTGA
- a CDS encoding ABC transporter permease, whose amino-acid sequence MIERLRQLLIKEFIHLFRDPHARIALLAPPLLQILVFGYAATYDVNHVSTAILDQDHSYESRDLISHIEASNRFYISRVLHSESEISHVIDYRQATLVIQIHPGFSEQLRKGAGAAVQAVFDGTDSNTALIAIGYISQIANTYATDYQTQYISHLRPALLEFAPKVTLVERPWYNQNLEGRWFFVPGVIGTIVMTSVIVLTAFAVVREREVGTLEQLMVTPIRPVELILGKTLPTLIVGLANVSMATAVAILWFQVPFRGHLLILALGATLFVASSLGVGLVISTICSTQQQAFASGFFYIMPTIMLSGFGYPISSMPEALQKFTLIDPLRYFLIVIRSTFLKGSGLVELWPQLAAMTILTAATLAIATARFHKTLD is encoded by the coding sequence ATGATCGAACGTCTGCGGCAGTTGCTGATAAAGGAATTCATCCACCTGTTTCGCGATCCGCACGCGCGGATCGCGCTGCTGGCACCGCCGCTTTTGCAGATCCTGGTCTTCGGCTACGCCGCCACCTACGACGTCAATCACGTCTCAACCGCGATTCTCGATCAGGACCATAGCTACGAGAGCCGCGACCTGATCTCGCACATCGAAGCCAGCAACCGCTTCTATATCAGCCGCGTGTTGCATAGCGAATCGGAGATTTCGCACGTCATCGACTACCGCCAGGCGACGCTCGTGATTCAGATTCATCCTGGCTTCTCCGAGCAGCTTCGCAAAGGAGCGGGCGCGGCGGTCCAGGCGGTCTTCGACGGCACCGATTCCAACACGGCGCTGATCGCGATCGGATATATCAGTCAGATCGCAAATACTTACGCGACTGACTATCAAACCCAGTACATCAGTCATCTGCGGCCCGCGCTTCTGGAGTTCGCGCCCAAAGTCACGCTCGTCGAACGGCCCTGGTACAACCAGAATCTCGAAGGTCGATGGTTTTTCGTGCCCGGCGTTATCGGAACGATCGTGATGACGAGCGTGATCGTGCTGACGGCCTTCGCCGTGGTGCGCGAGCGCGAGGTCGGCACGCTCGAACAACTGATGGTCACGCCGATTCGGCCGGTCGAGCTGATTCTCGGCAAGACGCTGCCAACCTTGATCGTCGGTCTCGCCAACGTCTCGATGGCGACCGCGGTCGCCATCCTGTGGTTCCAGGTGCCGTTCCGCGGGCATCTGCTGATCCTGGCGCTCGGCGCCACGCTCTTCGTTGCCAGCTCGCTCGGCGTGGGACTCGTGATCTCGACGATCTGCTCGACGCAGCAGCAGGCCTTCGCGTCGGGCTTTTTCTACATCATGCCGACGATCATGCTCTCGGGATTCGGCTATCCGATCTCGAGCATGCCCGAGGCCCTGCAGAAATTTACCCTGATCGATCCGCTGCGCTATTTCCTAATCGTGATCCGCAGCACGTTTCTAAAGGGCTCCGGGCTCGTCGAGCTATGGCCGCAACTAGCGGCGATGACGATCCTCACGGCCGCGACGCTCGCAATCGCAACCGCGCGTTTCCACAAGACCCTCGATTAG
- a CDS encoding DUF255 domain-containing protein — MRAWARGKSSTLPAGALRDSTSLYLREAADSPIRWQPWGEQSFELARTLNRPVLIDVGAVWCHWCHVMDQTTYADPDVIKLINEKYVPIKVDTDQRPDIDGYYQTAAAHLTGASGWPLTCITTSDGALMYATGYLPAHPNAARSEDSESSAMVPLLTRIADIYAQEQPQLEKQANALAVKLRYDAANAESTSGGWEDLRSKLLAQLKGEYDSRHGGFGTSEGPRFYDFPAIRLALASGFYGHPEFTAIALDSLKKIAAGGVFDQLGGGFHRYSTDPEWSVPHFEKLGYDQAMALNAYADAYEQSHDEEFARVLRMLVQYVNSNLLDRTHSAFYSHQDADAFKGDDGSYYTWTVAEMRKALDRQEADAAFALFGVDNAPAHTGDGRIILRRALTIDQLAAQLKISPDKAAQLADSATAHLLATRETRRTPPVDRAILTDRNALMAIGYMNAAAALGDKSLRDTALADLDFLLDHAQASDGSYYHEWSNGRANVQGLVSDQAFMLAALVEASQASTNPRYLRSAERLATQIDSVFRASGSGLLVNRDPAERGTVLASMIEDRSVLFDMPMPSVQAVAAIAMRKLGVIDRNDAFTKKGDNLLNTASAMAAASAGTALGTLGLALEQREHGDALIAVLGETTDTRSDALWQAALATYRPGKIVIRLDAAQAKSGRLPTQAWTAFAESPAAKGSALAFVCSANDCAHPASSGSELAELIKSYGVESSSSAVASTH; from the coding sequence ATGCGCGCATGGGCGCGGGGCAAATCGTCGACGCTGCCTGCGGGCGCGCTGCGAGATTCGACCAGTCTTTACCTGCGCGAGGCGGCCGACAGCCCAATCAGGTGGCAGCCCTGGGGCGAGCAATCGTTCGAGCTTGCGCGCACGCTCAATCGTCCTGTGCTTATCGACGTCGGCGCGGTGTGGTGCCACTGGTGCCACGTCATGGACCAGACGACGTATGCCGATCCTGACGTCATCAAGTTGATCAACGAGAAGTACGTTCCAATCAAAGTCGATACCGACCAGCGTCCCGACATCGACGGCTACTACCAGACCGCTGCGGCGCATCTCACCGGCGCCAGCGGATGGCCCCTGACCTGCATCACCACCTCGGACGGTGCGCTCATGTACGCGACCGGTTATCTGCCGGCGCATCCGAATGCCGCTCGCAGCGAGGACAGCGAAAGCTCTGCGATGGTGCCGCTCTTGACGCGTATCGCGGACATTTACGCGCAGGAGCAGCCGCAGCTCGAGAAACAGGCCAACGCGCTCGCGGTCAAGCTCCGCTACGACGCCGCGAACGCCGAGTCCACCTCGGGAGGATGGGAGGATCTTCGCAGCAAGCTCCTCGCGCAGCTGAAGGGCGAGTACGACTCGCGCCACGGCGGCTTCGGCACCAGTGAAGGCCCGCGATTTTACGACTTTCCCGCGATTCGGCTCGCGCTCGCGAGCGGCTTTTACGGGCATCCGGAGTTCACTGCGATCGCGCTCGACAGCCTGAAGAAGATTGCCGCGGGCGGGGTGTTCGATCAGTTGGGCGGCGGGTTCCATCGCTATTCGACCGATCCCGAATGGAGCGTGCCGCACTTCGAGAAGCTCGGCTACGACCAGGCGATGGCGCTGAACGCCTATGCCGACGCGTACGAGCAGAGTCACGACGAGGAATTCGCGCGCGTGCTACGGATGCTCGTGCAGTACGTCAACAGCAACCTGCTCGATCGAACGCATAGCGCGTTCTACTCGCATCAGGATGCCGACGCGTTCAAAGGCGACGACGGCAGCTACTACACGTGGACTGTCGCCGAGATGAGGAAGGCGCTCGATCGTCAGGAGGCTGATGCGGCGTTTGCGCTATTCGGGGTGGACAACGCGCCGGCGCATACCGGGGACGGGCGCATCATTCTGCGCCGCGCGCTGACGATCGATCAGCTCGCGGCGCAGCTCAAAATTTCGCCCGACAAGGCCGCGCAGCTCGCCGACTCCGCGACCGCTCATCTGCTCGCGACGCGCGAGACCCGCCGAACACCGCCCGTCGACCGCGCGATACTGACCGATCGCAACGCGCTGATGGCGATCGGCTACATGAACGCCGCCGCGGCCCTCGGCGACAAGTCGCTGCGCGACACCGCGCTGGCCGATCTCGACTTCCTGCTCGATCACGCCCAGGCGAGCGACGGCAGCTACTACCACGAATGGTCAAACGGCAGGGCGAACGTGCAAGGCCTCGTCTCTGATCAGGCTTTCATGCTGGCGGCGCTGGTCGAGGCGAGCCAGGCCTCGACCAACCCGCGATACCTGCGAAGCGCGGAACGCCTCGCGACGCAGATCGACTCTGTCTTTCGCGCGTCGGGCTCAGGACTGCTCGTCAATCGCGATCCGGCCGAGCGCGGCACCGTGCTCGCCAGCATGATCGAGGATCGCAGCGTGTTGTTCGACATGCCGATGCCGTCGGTGCAGGCGGTGGCGGCGATCGCGATGCGTAAACTCGGAGTCATCGATCGCAACGACGCCTTTACGAAGAAGGGCGATAATCTTCTCAACACTGCATCCGCGATGGCGGCGGCGTCGGCCGGCACCGCGCTCGGCACGCTCGGACTCGCGCTCGAACAGCGCGAACACGGCGACGCGCTCATCGCCGTGCTCGGCGAGACAACTGACACTCGAAGCGACGCGCTGTGGCAGGCCGCACTCGCGACCTATCGGCCCGGCAAGATCGTGATTCGTCTCGACGCCGCGCAAGCCAAGTCCGGACGGCTCCCGACTCAGGCCTGGACAGCATTCGCAGAGAGCCCCGCAGCCAAAGGCTCGGCACTCGCGTTCGTATGTAGCGCGAACGACTGCGCGCATCCGGCCAGCAGCGGCTCCGAGCTCGCCGAACTGATCAAGAGCTACGGCGTGGAATCGTCGAGCTCGGCCGTCGCTTCGACGCACTGA
- a CDS encoding CAP domain-containing protein, which yields MPTPRVVRRRRAVKAGLGLLALSLVATAVARLYLLGSSPPSAEKMAALSDQESQILRLVNAQRIRAGLKELRLSAKLAIIARGHSYDMAMRRYLDHTSPDGVGPAERVRGAGISYDALGENIYMGDYREDETMPSHAVERWLASAEHRATMLSREFTDTGIGVARAADGSIYVTQDFIR from the coding sequence ATGCCGACTCCAAGAGTGGTCCGGCGCAGGCGCGCCGTCAAGGCAGGATTGGGATTACTCGCGTTGTCGCTGGTGGCTACGGCGGTCGCGCGTCTTTACCTGCTTGGTTCCTCGCCGCCATCGGCCGAGAAAATGGCGGCGCTATCCGACCAGGAATCTCAAATTCTAAGGCTGGTTAACGCGCAGCGCATTCGCGCCGGGCTCAAGGAGCTGCGGCTTTCGGCCAAGCTCGCGATCATCGCGCGCGGGCACAGCTACGACATGGCAATGCGCCGCTACCTCGACCATACGAGCCCCGACGGCGTCGGTCCGGCTGAACGCGTGCGCGGCGCCGGAATCAGCTATGATGCTCTCGGCGAGAATATCTACATGGGCGACTATCGCGAGGACGAGACGATGCCGTCGCATGCGGTCGAGCGATGGCTCGCCAGCGCCGAGCATCGCGCCACGATGCTCTCGCGCGAATTCACTGACACGGGAATTGGCGTGGCGCGCGCAGCCGACGGCAGTATCTACGTGACGCAGGACTTCATCCGCTGA
- a CDS encoding methyltransferase, with protein sequence MNFADLAGLAGGHAEARAIQVAVKLGIFDLLAREPLDAAAIARALRCDERATEMLSNAIVALGLLAKTQGRYELTESSRRYLVSSSAEYLGAMILFDEALFATWANLEETIRNGLPARVPDMYQSRRDETERFIGAMDSLTRARGDAEWVASHLDLNGIDTIADVGGGPGTYIAALLRHSPRLRAAIYDLPATLDVARRILAEREPLVMSRIDLREVDYLRDELPGPVGALFMSNIIHSEDASTNARLMEKCFRALGSGGLVVIKDHIMNAELTEPRAGAVFSLYLMLTTRGRDYSFEEVAGWLRGVGFVDIRRERLPSPPFTSSIIIARKL encoded by the coding sequence ATGAATTTCGCCGATCTTGCGGGACTTGCAGGCGGTCACGCCGAAGCGCGCGCGATCCAGGTCGCGGTCAAGCTTGGGATTTTCGATCTGCTGGCGCGCGAGCCGCTCGACGCGGCTGCGATTGCACGTGCGCTGCGCTGCGACGAGCGCGCGACTGAGATGCTGTCGAACGCGATCGTCGCGTTGGGACTCCTCGCGAAAACGCAGGGACGCTACGAGCTCACCGAATCGTCGCGCCGCTACCTGGTGAGCTCGTCAGCCGAATACCTCGGCGCCATGATCCTGTTCGATGAGGCGCTCTTTGCGACCTGGGCGAACCTCGAAGAGACGATCCGAAACGGTCTGCCGGCGCGCGTGCCTGACATGTATCAATCGCGGCGCGACGAGACCGAGCGTTTTATCGGCGCGATGGACAGCCTGACGCGCGCCCGCGGCGACGCCGAATGGGTGGCGTCGCATCTCGATCTCAACGGCATCGATACGATCGCCGACGTCGGTGGCGGTCCCGGCACTTACATCGCCGCGCTGCTCAGGCACTCGCCCCGGCTGCGCGCGGCGATTTACGATTTGCCGGCCACGCTCGATGTCGCGCGGCGAATCCTGGCCGAGCGCGAGCCGCTCGTGATGAGCCGCATCGACTTGCGCGAAGTCGATTACCTGCGCGACGAGCTGCCGGGCCCGGTCGGCGCGCTTTTCATGTCGAACATCATTCACAGCGAGGACGCATCGACCAACGCACGGCTGATGGAAAAATGCTTCCGCGCGCTGGGCAGTGGTGGACTTGTTGTGATCAAAGATCACATCATGAACGCTGAGCTGACCGAGCCGCGCGCCGGTGCGGTCTTCTCGCTCTACTTGATGCTGACCACGCGCGGGCGCGACTATTCGTTCGAGGAAGTGGCGGGATGGCTGAGAGGGGTGGGCTTCGTCGATATCCGGCGCGAAAGGCTGCCGAGTCCGCCGTTTACTTCATCAATCATCATCGCACGCAAACTGTGA
- a CDS encoding MBL fold metallo-hydrolase, with translation MLKGRKSRLFAAALALIVLAPFASVLYAQRMNEEMAAPLIPHPASWPGNEITLAYLGHATLLMNYLGVRVLTDPSLFSRVGLAFDSIFTIGPKRVVAPPLGPADLQQLDVIIITHAHMDHLDIPSLKKLPKNAVVIACDKCSQLVKPLGFADVRELKWGEQTTVNGLTVRAMGARHWGKRWPPLGGDYGFNSYVLEKDGKRMLLACDSADTDLFGELADNPPDIAAFSIGAYDPWIWNHANPEQVWSMFQQTHARWLVPIHWGTFKLSKEPMEEPLQRLIAAAGPEANRIVIRQIGATWTMPQQPASHEAAPQSGEVSATAGR, from the coding sequence ATGCTCAAGGGGCGAAAATCGCGGCTCTTCGCGGCCGCGCTCGCGCTGATAGTGCTGGCGCCGTTTGCGTCGGTGCTCTACGCTCAGCGCATGAACGAAGAGATGGCGGCGCCGCTCATCCCGCATCCGGCTTCCTGGCCGGGCAACGAAATTACGCTCGCGTACCTCGGCCATGCGACGCTGCTGATGAACTACCTCGGCGTGCGCGTCCTGACAGATCCAAGCTTGTTCTCGCGCGTCGGGCTCGCATTCGATTCGATCTTCACCATCGGCCCGAAGCGCGTGGTGGCGCCGCCGCTCGGGCCCGCGGATCTGCAGCAGCTCGACGTGATCATAATCACGCACGCGCACATGGATCATCTCGACATTCCGTCGCTGAAAAAGCTCCCCAAGAACGCCGTCGTGATCGCTTGCGACAAGTGCTCACAATTAGTCAAGCCTCTCGGCTTTGCCGACGTGCGCGAGCTGAAATGGGGCGAGCAGACCACCGTCAACGGGCTGACCGTGCGTGCAATGGGCGCGCGGCACTGGGGCAAAAGATGGCCGCCGCTCGGCGGCGACTACGGCTTCAACAGCTACGTGCTCGAGAAAGACGGCAAGCGAATGCTGCTCGCGTGCGACAGTGCCGACACCGATCTGTTCGGCGAGCTGGCAGACAATCCGCCCGACATCGCGGCGTTTTCAATCGGCGCCTACGATCCGTGGATCTGGAACCACGCCAATCCCGAGCAGGTTTGGTCGATGTTCCAGCAGACCCACGCCCGCTGGCTCGTCCCGATTCATTGGGGCACCTTCAAACTCTCCAAAGAGCCGATGGAAGAGCCGCTCCAGCGCCTGATCGCAGCCGCCGGCCCCGAGGCGAACCGAATAGTGATCCGCCAAATCGGCGCGACCTGGACAATGCCGCAACAACCCGCCTCGCACGAGGCGGCACCGCAAAGCGGCGAAGTATCAGCGACCGCAGGCCGTTAA
- a CDS encoding site-specific DNA-methyltransferase has product MAERRARAAAPPSNGNPPAISESAPEPNTIVHGDCMDVMTRWPAALIDACITDPPYNMSRRKGLAWAFSTHVTMAEQWDRFSHDEYFDFTRRWLAEACRVVKPNGNILVFGSFHNIYLIGFVLEHVLGRRILQQITWFKPNAQPNITGRLPTESTEFIIWACNNTPERATKWTFNYQVSKEIGGGKQLRNMWQFPCTPRSERRAGSHPTQKPLELLERIIKLWTEPNDLVLDCFLGTGTTAIAAGRQGRRFTGIERDPVYAEIAHARLAELRASSNLAK; this is encoded by the coding sequence GTGGCTGAACGTCGCGCGCGCGCCGCCGCCCCGCCATCCAACGGGAACCCGCCGGCAATATCTGAATCGGCGCCCGAGCCCAACACGATCGTTCACGGCGATTGCATGGACGTGATGACGCGATGGCCTGCGGCCTTGATCGACGCGTGCATTACCGACCCCCCCTACAACATGAGCCGCCGCAAGGGACTTGCGTGGGCATTCAGTACGCACGTCACGATGGCGGAGCAGTGGGATCGGTTCTCGCACGACGAATATTTTGATTTCACGCGGCGATGGCTCGCCGAGGCATGCCGCGTCGTGAAGCCGAACGGCAACATCCTCGTGTTCGGCAGCTTCCATAACATTTACTTGATTGGCTTCGTGCTCGAGCACGTGCTCGGGCGGCGAATCCTGCAGCAGATCACGTGGTTCAAGCCCAACGCGCAGCCCAATATCACGGGGCGGCTCCCCACCGAGAGCACCGAGTTCATCATCTGGGCGTGCAACAACACGCCCGAGCGCGCGACCAAGTGGACCTTCAACTACCAGGTGTCCAAAGAGATCGGCGGCGGCAAGCAACTGCGCAACATGTGGCAATTCCCGTGCACGCCCCGCTCGGAGCGCCGCGCCGGCAGCCATCCTACACAAAAGCCACTCGAACTCCTCGAACGAATAATCAAATTGTGGACGGAGCCGAACGACCTGGTTCTCGACTGTTTCCTAGGCACCGGCACGACTGCGATCGCAGCCGGACGCCAAGGCCGCCGCTTTACCGGAATCGAACGCGACCCGGTCTACGCAGAAATCGCCCACGCCCGCCTCGCGGAACTCCGCGCGTCTTCCAATCTCGCAAAATGA
- a CDS encoding VWA domain-containing protein — translation MITTRYTQWDGTQQLKLDADKVFEKLAEYLSYTDDVRQAMDWMMRQGMDFDGVRVMGLEEFIEQLRQEMRQRYRDFNLKNALSEMEQKLEDILNREKQTLDSLKGQKPGVEDKQRDLSRIPRRLSEALRKLEAYEFEDEQAKSDFEDLLSEYENIRDLENFRDRNQHMFHGPKSLGYQEALDLMHEMERMRQLEQDLMSGNFETISMEDLQQILGQQASKDFQNLKQVMVLLTQSGYMVPKGDHFQLSPKGVRRIGQLALRDIYQNLLRDRSGGHITDHRGVTEMRPEQTKPYSFGDPLNLNLVATLKKALARKAGVPLQLNPDDFEIYENDYGSSSSTVLCLDMSWSMSWEGRFAAAKKVAMAMETLIRSKFPRDFFSIVGFYTRAVELKLKDLPEASWNMGDPFTNLQDGLRLASDLLNRHPSRNQHIIVITDGQPTAYFLNKRLYCEWPLSFGGISMRAAQETLKEVERITRKGITINTFMLDDSPSLRAFVDKMTQINRGRALYTRPDHLGEYMLVDYLSKKRKRG, via the coding sequence ATGATAACTACTCGTTACACGCAGTGGGACGGCACCCAGCAGCTCAAGCTCGACGCCGACAAGGTGTTCGAGAAGCTGGCCGAGTACCTTTCCTATACCGACGATGTTCGCCAGGCGATGGACTGGATGATGCGCCAGGGGATGGACTTCGACGGTGTGCGCGTTATGGGCCTCGAGGAATTTATCGAACAGTTGCGCCAGGAGATGCGCCAGCGCTATCGCGACTTCAATCTGAAGAACGCGCTCTCCGAGATGGAGCAGAAGCTCGAGGACATATTAAATCGCGAGAAGCAGACCCTCGATTCGCTCAAGGGCCAGAAGCCCGGGGTCGAGGACAAGCAGCGCGATCTGTCGCGGATACCGCGGCGGCTTTCCGAAGCGCTGCGCAAGCTCGAAGCCTACGAGTTCGAGGACGAACAGGCCAAGTCCGACTTCGAGGACCTGCTCTCCGAGTACGAGAATATCCGCGATCTCGAAAATTTCCGCGATCGCAATCAGCACATGTTCCACGGGCCGAAGAGCCTCGGTTACCAGGAGGCGCTCGACCTCATGCACGAGATGGAGCGGATGCGCCAGCTCGAGCAGGACTTGATGTCGGGTAACTTCGAGACCATCTCGATGGAAGACCTGCAACAGATCCTCGGCCAGCAGGCGAGCAAGGACTTCCAGAACCTCAAGCAGGTAATGGTCCTGCTGACGCAGTCGGGCTACATGGTGCCCAAGGGCGATCATTTTCAGCTCTCGCCCAAGGGCGTGCGGCGCATCGGCCAGCTCGCGCTGCGCGACATCTATCAGAACCTATTGCGCGATCGATCCGGCGGCCACATCACCGATCATCGCGGCGTCACCGAGATGCGCCCCGAGCAGACCAAGCCTTACAGCTTCGGCGATCCGCTCAACCTGAATCTGGTTGCGACTTTGAAGAAGGCGCTCGCGCGCAAGGCCGGCGTGCCGCTCCAGCTAAATCCCGACGACTTCGAGATCTACGAGAACGACTACGGCAGCTCGTCATCGACTGTGCTGTGCCTCGACATGTCGTGGTCGATGAGCTGGGAAGGGCGATTCGCGGCGGCGAAGAAAGTCGCGATGGCGATGGAGACGCTGATTCGCTCGAAGTTCCCGCGCGACTTCTTCTCGATCGTCGGGTTCTACACGCGCGCCGTCGAATTGAAGCTGAAGGACCTGCCCGAAGCCTCGTGGAACATGGGCGACCCGTTCACCAACCTGCAGGACGGATTGCGCCTCGCCTCGGACCTGCTCAACCGGCATCCGTCGCGCAACCAGCACATTATCGTCATAACTGATGGTCAACCGACCGCCTACTTCCTCAACAAGCGGCTCTACTGCGAATGGCCGCTGTCGTTCGGCGGCATCAGCATGCGCGCCGCGCAGGAAACGCTGAAGGAAGTCGAGCGCATCACGCGCAAAGGCATCACGATAAACACCTTCATGCTCGACGATTCGCCGAGCCTGCGCGCCTTCGTCGACAAGATGACGCAGATCAACCGCGGCCGCGCCCTCTACACGCGCCCCGACCATCTCGGCGAGTACATGCTCGTCGATTATCTCTCCAAGAAGCGTAAGCGTGGCTGA